TGGTCATCcccttttcaaaaaaaaaaaaaatctcattagcatctactgatgggtgctaagtgatttagacatctgctgatggatgtcattcttaacatctactgatggatgttactgaaaatttcttcccattaAAAACTGTATTTATTTGCGATCAAATTAATGATTAAAAAcgatttcattaaattaaaatttgtttctatTAGCAACGGAAATATTATATTCCTACAGTCTATTATGTTTTCTAGAATTTGGTGTTTCTTCTCTAACACTCTACCCATATTCTTTATTAGGATATGGATATTCAAGTACGCAAAActtataaaaagatttattatgtaaaaaaaaaattcaagtaaGTATTAGTGTAAATGAATaagttaaacattttataaGATAGAAAacctataaatttataataatgtcATTATATTGAGTTACTTTAAGATATTTCTACtagaataaaaatgtattaatatgGAAGACACTTCCTCCTAAAATAgagattatttaaaatttaagtgaGTGTAAATCTTACatcaaataaaagtaaaaaaattaaaaaatctattaTCAAGTGatgttattttcttataaattatgttaaaatacaaacaaagtttcacataagataaaaacaagaaatgaatatgtgtttatatatacataagatATAGTAAAAGACCTTTTGAAGTGATATCGAAAGCAAATATGTGAGGATTTCGTCCAAAGTGGATTATATCTTATCATTGTGGAAACCTATATGTGTTTTGAGAGCAAAAGATGCTCAATGGTGCGACCATGGGTCTGTAGACCATGGTGTACTCATGGATTAGGAAAGATGGAAAATCATAGTTCTTTGTTTGAGATCCTAAGCCTTTTGGAGTCCTTCCATAGTAAGGTGAAGTCTTCACAGATGACTAGTGACCTTTTGAAGTGATAACAAAAGCAAATTCGGAGATCTATGTGTATTGTCCCTCCCTAAAATTGGTATTATAGCCAATGGTTCAGGTCTGGTGAGTAAACCCTTTCATGATAAGGTGAAACCTTGGTAGGTGGCCGATGGTAGATAGCCAGATGAGTCATGGGAGGTGAAGAGGAAGAGATGTTCAATGATAATGTATTCAGGGATtagaaaatatgataaaattaagagatgaacatgaatttatatacacataaatatttttattggtaAGAGACTCTTtacaatttttctaatttaagtaTCAAGAACTAAAAGAACTTAATTTCTCGTTCTTTAGCATATATATTAGATAAgataatgtataaaaatattatcgaAGGGCACATTATTATCAATTACAAAAAGGAGTTTCAAAAAGTCAAGTATGCTTAACACATAATACGTGTTAATGTGATTGTAATATTCTTGTCGTTTAATTATTGTAATACCTATAATTAAGTGTCAcgttataatatttataaaataatattagcgATACCTATAATTAAGTCACGTAAGCACATTTATTGGCCTGTGATAACATATAAGATGATACTTCATAGATAAATAATTCATAGATAAATAAGCACAGATATGGCCATTGTGATAGCTAAAGAACCTCTATAAAGATCAAATTCTCATAATtgtgatattttaataaataaaaagtgaaattaaatctTAACGAGCAATAGTTGtcgttaattatatataaaaagttagtTTATTAGAAGcctataaaaaaagtaaaataaaatattttccttctATATATGATGACACTAATTTAAGAATCATTAAGTAATTTGtatttagaaatattaaatgcatataataaataatgttaaaatccTGTGTATAagattttaataaagaaaaaaaaagttaattatttttttaaaagaagttgTACCCAggttaaaatacaaaattttgaaaagttatgaatttatacataaactaattttaatttataaaaaaactcatttatatCTTTCTGtgtaaatttgtaaaatatgcTTATCATTCAACGTAAAAACACATAACATAAATATGGGAAAGACATTGTTTGGTCGGTACCTGACTTCATAGACCTGGGAAGTTATTGACTCCAAAAAAGCTGGACTCCAGGAGTCTTTACCAAAGCGTAAGATCATTTGTCATCACGTGCTTGCCGTAACTATTTCTCTGATAACTTACCTAATAAAAATGGAGTAAAATGCAAGCTAGATCTTGCCTTTCTTATTTTTACCAATATTGATTTGTTTACCATAGAAAACAATACTGTCTACGATGACACAGAATATCCTTACCAGAAAGAAACAACACTTCCGAAAAATAGATGACACACATAGAGTACAATTTAACTTACATCATTTTACACCTGCTACAAATCTCAAACAAATATGCTAGTCAATGTTTTCACTATTAGTAGCCTCATTGGTGACACGTTCATGAGTTAGTGTGTCCGTGCGGAGAGCAAGTAAGATGGCCCGTGCTTCAAGGATTCCATCCCTGAGTCCATTCAAGAACATCGCAGTCATTACATCTCCAAACTCCTCTGATTTTTGGCGCCATACCATAGTATTGAATAGCCTCTCTAATGCTTCAGCTCTTTCTTTCAAAACAACACTATCCCTATACTTTGCCACACGATAAAGGTTGCCTAGTCTCTTCCCAACAAACGCATCATGTTGCCTGTTGAATTTCTGAATCAGTTCGTCATATTGATTTTTGGAAGAGCTGGCTGAGTTCTGGGGAGCAGttatatatgataatttgtTGCGGAGAATTTGGTGGATCTCCTTCAACTTCCAGAAGGTTTTAGTTTTGAGCTCAGATTCCGAAGGACTTTGCtgcttcatcatcatcatgaaTATTTGCATCAGAGGGTCGTGAGAGGGAGGAAGTGTCACTGTACTCCAATCCCATCTTGGAATTGTCATCACTGGTTTTGGGGGTGTTCCAAAAGCTCCGTTTTTAATTATGCCTTTCCTCTTTAACACAGTATTTAGTGTTGCCCACACGTCCAAATCAGGAAATCTGAGTTTTGCTTCCATGAGTACACCGTAAAGTCCAATCATGTACCTCCTATTTTCAGCCGAGGGTATTATATCCTCCATCCCTTCAACTGTCCATTCAATCTTACAATTCTTCTTCAAGGCAGCCACAGAGATTTTAGCAACATCCATAGAAGGAAACTTATTCCATGCCTCAACAATTCCATCCTTTATTCCTTCAAACCAGGATTCACATGCTATTCCTTCCGGAAGACCAACGTAGTTTTCGTCGTCCTCCAAACTTCCCTTATGGACAGAGGTTGAATCTCCGTTCAAAATCAAGTTATTGGGACTGGCGAACAGGAGATCTTCCATATTCGTTCCTTCTTCAAACACAAACGCTCCCCAACCACTTATCATCAACGACGACGTCGCATCATACGAAACCTGCACCAGATTCCACTCATGCTCCATAACTGCATTGCCAACCCACTCTTTCTCGCTGCACAAAACTCCTACATCACACAACAAGATGTGCTCTGCCTCAATTCTAAAGTTCCGATACCTTTTTCG
This window of the Vigna angularis cultivar LongXiaoDou No.4 chromosome 7, ASM1680809v1, whole genome shotgun sequence genome carries:
- the LOC128197723 gene encoding uncharacterized protein LOC128197723, yielding MKNTGIQELPESISNLTGLVSIDISSNKELKYLPRSVFMSPNLEELIVSENNFVSIPSCIKQCGDWTSLDLNGSKKLKKISEPTSLRILDVHHCLDLEEISELPSTVQKVDARFCFKLTKETSDMLWCQVKKGVGGIEMVMPFLTEIPEWFNFVGVGRIPRFWVRGKFPKIVVAMIFHFQNESQRDRYDGRGLVDLRLLINGRYAPRKRYRNFRIEAEHILLCDVGVLCSEKEWVGNAVMEHEWNLVQVSYDATSSLMISGWGAFVFEEGTNMEDLLFASPNNLILNGDSTSVHKGSLEDDENYVGLPEGIACESWFEGIKDGIVEAWNKFPSMDVAKISVAALKKNCKIEWTVEGMEDIIPSAENRRYMIGLYGVLMEAKLRFPDLDVWATLNTVLKRKGIIKNGAFGTPPKPVMTIPRWDWSTVTLPPSHDPLMQIFMMMMKQQSPSESELKTKTFWKLKEIHQILRNKLSYITAPQNSASSSKNQYDELIQKFNRQHDAFVGKRLGNLYRVAKYRDSVVLKERAEALERLFNTMVWRQKSEEFGDVMTAMFLNGLRDGILEARAILLALRTDTLTHERVTNEATNSENID